The Cryptomeria japonica chromosome 6, Sugi_1.0, whole genome shotgun sequence genomic interval CCTTCTTCCCATTCTTTTATATGTTCAAAACTTCAAACGCCTTGCATCAAATCTGGAAACAAACATAATTTGAATCAAGACATTGTAAAAATATACTTAATCAGGTTTCCTACTACCTTCTCTAAATCTGGAAATGAGTTTTCTGATCATGGAAACATCTGATTTTGAGTCTGATTTCTCTCCTTTTGACTTAATTCTCATCAATTTGAGCCTGATTTTGTGTCAGGCCTGATTTACGTCTGATTTCTCACTTTTATATGCCTGATTTGATAGGTTTCAAGTCTGGGACAGGCCTGATTTGCATTGGTTTCAGGTGGCAAAGGAAGTAGAAGTGGAAGTGATTTCTTCATTGATTGCTTAATTTGCTACTTCATTCGCTCTCTTATCTTGCCATGGTTCAAGCCTTTGATAACCTTTTAGCAACATTCTGGAAAGATCATGTTCATCCTCAAGCAATGGAAATGTACAAGTGTTAGGTCGCACTTTGGAGGGTTGATAGGAAGTCTCAATGCTTAGGTCATGCTTTGAGGGGTTGATAGGAAATCTTGGTTTGCTGATTGAAGGCCTGATTCGAAGTAACAAATCCTTAGTTCACTGACTTGGGACTTGATTGGAAGTCGAAATCCTTAGTTTGTGCTTTGGAGGCTTGATTGGAAGCGATCAATCCTTAGGTTGTCCTTTGGAGGCTTCATCGGAAGTGATCAATCCTTAGGTCGTGCTTTGGAGGCTTCATCAGAACTTGACCTCAAAATAACAACTTTGCAAACTTAATCACTTTGCCTCGAGTCTTTTCATGATAATTTAGACCTCTAGCCTATCCTTCCTTCCAAAAGTTGACTCTCTAAACAATTTGCCTTAGCCAGATTTAGCATTTCATTCTGATTTTTGCAAGATGATGGtcaaatggaatgatcatcatGAAATCGTTCACTTCCTAAGCCTTGAGAACTAACTGACTTCACTTCATCCTAAAGAGAGAGACATGACCTGATTACCTCCTAGCCACCAAAGATACTACACCTCTTCCAAGTGAAAGGCTAATAGATAAAGACtccacaactaacctagaaagcagaaaaaagtgggggtccccatttgcaatggggagatgggtgaaaacgtcacaacaatgaGGAATATCTATATTTCAATACTTATGGTGTGCGCTCTCATTCACTTTTATATTTCACCCTACATGCAATTAGGATGTCTTTAAATTTAAAAAACATCAATTATTTATCTTTTTGTTGAACTTTTTTGCATTTTGGGTTCCCAAGTTTTTCTCGAGAAATTGAAAATatcatcttttggtttgccaaGATATTCCCAGAAAAGATCTTTGCTTCTATGTTTTAATGTTCCAACCTGTTCTCACTTGAGGATCAACATACACTTAGAGGTGACAAAAAGGATGACAAGAAGTTGGCTTTACTAAACAAGCAAATTCCCAAAGACCTATACAAAATTATAATTGCATTGAACATCATGTCCAAGCAAAAGTTGATGTCGTTTAAAGATTTGTTGGTTATGTTTTTTGTAAAGAGATCAAGTGAACAAGTATTTGAAGAGAGCAAGTAGTGTGGGCATGCTTGTTCAACCCAATATTTGCATATACAACTAAACTATTAGCAAAGAATGTAGGATATCAACACACACGAAGTTGAAAGATTTGAAAGGCATTGACAATTTTAGGTAGCCAGGTGACTTAAAAGGGAAGTATTataaaaggaaaatgaaaattgataataggagaaataaaaaccacaATTAAACAGGAATTGTGATGCTGACATTGAAATTATATTGTAATTGGCAGAATAACAAAGAGAGATGATTGTTTTCTATTCATGACCATGTCACATAGTGAAGAAGTCTGAGAGAACATATGTTATGCTGATTCCACAATAAGCAACCAACATAATAGCAATATGGGATGAAGTCCGAAATTTGGCAAAAAATAATTGTGGTGTAAGGATTGTTTTATTCAATGGCAAGATATCAAACATTCAAGATAGAAACATTGTCCAACGATGTTATCAGGTGAATACACGATTCAAATAGGGATACTTTTGAAGTCCCTGCAATAACTTAGAATATGTGGTTAGAGAATTGACAACTCTAGGTAACGTAGTAGATTCCATTGAGAACTCAATCATTAAAGATGAGAAAGGGCATATTACTACATAAGCTGAATCAGCTACACTAAAAAAATTGATGTCACGGAAACAAAATGTGTTGTTTTAAAAGGAGTGAAATTAAAGGCAAGGCAATTGCAAGCAACAAGTATCCACAGAATGGATAACAGCTCCTAATTGCTGAAGCTCCTTCAAGTGGCTGCACGCTCCCCTCTCACTCCTCTACATCACAGCCAGATCCATTTCTTGGTGTTTATCATCATGCTGCAGTTGTCCCTACCCCTTCACAAATCTGATCATTCCTTTCTCCATCGTCTGCTCAAATCAGTACCTCCTCTCTGTCATCTCCTTGGCTTGGGGTTCCATTAACTACAAGTTCCATCTAGCATGTCCTTGTTGAAGGATGGTTCAAGCTGTGTTTAGGAGTTTGTTCCTCTTCCCTCCAATTTTGTTCATGATGGATGCTTGAACAATGTTTGCAAAGATGTTGCAAACAATGTTGTTCAAGATTCCCTTGTCTTTCATCCAATTCTAGGGTTATGAGCTTGGTTTTGGAGtctaataatattattattctagTGTTGGAACCGAAAGTTTGTAGGTAAAAGAGCAATATTTAATTTAGGGATTATGCACATGTTTCACAATTTTTGGCCAAGGTTCACTGATTTTTACACTTGGATCTACAAGTTTTAAAAGCCATTTGTTTCTTCTAATTCTATCAAATATCCTTGCATAAAGTTTATTTAGTACTGTTTGTGGAACAAAGGCAgatcaagaatttctttgtgttggGCCCCTAGGTTTCCAACAAGGCTCCTCTATGTCTAAAGCCCTAGTATCCTAAGTTCAACCCCCCTCtgaaaccttctctatggtctcaAATTGGATTAAGATGCTTTAACTCCCCTTAGAAGTTTTGTTTCTCCTCCAACTTGATGGCTATAAGTAATTCCATAGGAAAACTTATTTCTATTTCTCTAGACACACTTTCACACTTTCCTCGTACCTTTGCCCAACTACACATTGAAATGGACTCTTTGAGGGGCTTGCTAGAGGAGATTAGGCTCAAGTTTGGTGACCAAACTTCGAAGCCGCAATTGGATTATAAAACAATCGCCTTAAATTGTTGCACCTGCTTAGCCTATGGTCATATGGCAAAACCTTGCTTGCAAGAAGGTTTAAGAGTTCTAAAGTAGCTTCTTGGTAGCAAGGAGTAGGGCTTCTTAATGGAAAAAAGCAAGGCCGTAACATCAACAAGTTTTAGTCGACTCTTTTTCCCCTATTTTGTCTCAAGTGTGCCCTTAGGAGATTGGatgccaatgagaaattggaataAAAGTGCAATAAGGATTTATTTGGACATTTTGACACTAAAATGAATTTTAAGTGCCCCTAGAGGGTATTAAGCACTTTTGTCATATTTTGCAAGTGACATTTTGACATTTGCATGGCTAGGCACATGCTCAAGGGACGGAGCGCACTTTCTATTATGTATTCATTTTAACACTTAGTCATCTTAGGCAACCCTTTTTTATTTAAGTGTCAAAAAGTCATTTTTCATTCTAAATTGGTCTTTTTGATTGAGGGAGAAACAAACTTTGAAGggaccctaaaaccctttacaaaacaCTGACTTAGAGAAGTAAGCATGAAAAACAACAACTATCAAAATGCCCACAACGGGCCAACAAAAAAATGACAACTAACAAGGAACTGTGCGAACTAGCCACACAACATCACGAAAACACAAAAAAGGAAAGACAACAACAAAATTACATTTTCTTAAAAGCTTTAGCAACCTCAAGCTCCCCCGATAGAATTTCTCTTGGAGATTGGCAAAATTATCCGGATTTCTCTTCTCATCTTCAAAGTGTTCCTTTTTGCTTCTCTTGGTATGAGAACTAGGCCTAGAGTGCtcattattcttctattttccctTGTTGATCTAGGCTTCACAAAGGTTCTTCAATTCCTCTGAGAGAATATGGATCCCCTCTACACTATTCTAGATCGAGCAACAACTAACTTTAACCACTCTTTCGAGGTTGTTCTTGATGGTTTAAATGTCATTCTCTATGACAACAATTCTTCCTTCCATCTCTCACTTCCAGTTGTCCATAGTCTTGGCCTTGTCAGTTTTGCTAGCCCCCAAATTATTATCAAATTTATCAATATTCAAGATCCTTCAATCCTTTTATAATTCTTTCCTCCTCTAAGTTGGGATCTTTGTTTGCCCTCCTAGCTTTTCCTGAATGATCTCCATTCTCATATTAATGTGATTTATTTCAACAAAGAACCATTCTGTGATTCTTTATTGGGAGTTCACAAAGTCCAACACCTccttaagatcatttgcatatgttGCATTGAATATCTAGAGGGAAAAATCCATGGGGATTTTAGGAGTTGGGTCAGGTATGGTAGTAAATAGGATACCGACACCTAGTTCTTGcaatttgatagattgaaaaccacCCCCGCTATTTTTGATTCTTCCTTTTGAGAGGTTGACCCTTGTACCCAAGGCACCTTCACTCAGGTGCTAACATACAAACTATTTGCTATCTCCTTCCCTTCCTCCTGTTGAGGAGTTGCTCAACATTTTGGGTTTCCTTCCTCTTTCCAATCTCAATTTTACCATCAGTCTAGTCCTCTCTTTTGTTTGCAGAATACCCTCTATCCTCCTGCCATAGGGCCACAGCTACAACTTTCCCTTTTTTCTTTGGCCCAAATGAGGTAACTTCCTTACCCTTCCTTTTTTTGGAAGGAAAAAGCTCCTCTTCCCTTAAGACTTCCACATAATTCCCAAAGTTCATTTCATCAGCCCAATCCTCAATAGACTCCTCCACCCAATCAAACAAGGAGTCCTCTTCAAAGGTTTCAATGACCCTAGGTTTTTTAGACTAATTCTTAATTTTGCCCAAGGTGGCCCTACAATGGGTCAAATATTTCATGTGGTTGACAATGAGCAAGATGAACCCCTCATGATGGATGAGTAAATTGGGATTTCCATGATGCTTAGAGATAGAAAACTCAAGTGATATTAATAAGTAAAACAGAAAGGAAACAAACAAtttatgcctaaagtgatttaataaGGTAATGTGATAACCATAAATGCTCTTAAATCAACCCTCGAGGATCACATGCCTCATGATCAATTCAGCAATTGCCACCCATATGAGTTTGATAGAAGTTCTCTCATAAGTCATAATCATTATGGAGCTTGACTAAATTCCTCCTTTCATCTCCTTTGAAGAAGATCTAAGCAGCTTCTTCTCCAACTTTCCTATCTTTGAAAATCTTTCTTCCCTCTGTAGATACCTCAAACACAATTTGATGTTAAGTTTGATCACTTATATGAAAAAGTGCACTTTTGTTCttatctttcatttacatttgccACATTAAAAAAAGTTTTTAAGTCACTTAAATAATCTAATTCCTCACTGGCACTGAAAAGTGCATGCACTTCATTACTTAAATTACTTTTAGCTTGCAACTAAACATTGAGCCCCCTAGAAGCACGCTCTAGCTTCTTGGAGACATTTTCTAGTGATTTCGGCCCTCTAGTATTACTTCTCTTCCTTTGGCACAACATTTCAAACCACTTGTACACTTTTCCTAACTTCAAACTGCCTTcaagtaccttttcctttgtcaagaTGAGTCTTGGAAACCTTAATGATCATTCATTTGCCTTAACACTTCTTTGCCTTCATCATATAATTCATATTCAAATTTGTATGTAAGCCTTGTTCAACAAGCTTGAAATCCTCCTCTCATAAAATTGATCACTATAAGGAACAAGGACTTAGATTTGACTCGTGAACAAGAAAGAATTGTCTTGTGATTTACAATTTTGAGACAATATGAAAACATTATGCATACAACACAACGTTACGCATGTATGAAGAATATAAAGAACCATTCAATACCATAAATTATGTTGTAAATAGTATTTATTTTTTATCACTTAAGTAATCTATGTGTTTGTTGTGCATGTACGAACTTTCATAATTTGCTCAAAACTCCATCACCAACACCCAACCTGCCCAACAAGATGATTTGAATACAAATTACTACAAAGGTAATTTTAATCTATCATTTAGATTTATATCTGAATGGGATAcctataaaaataataaatttggaTAAATAAAGCAAACCATATTTGCATATTAATGCCACATAGTTTGAAACTTCAAGACACATCTCCTACAATTATGTGTGACCATGTGATGGAAGAATCCAACATAACAAATGTTACAATAGCAACATTTTCAAGAGCAAAATTCATTCATTGACAATATCTGAGTTCCATAGGCAAACAAAAGTCCTTGCACCCAATTGATTTAAATGACATTGAAACTAAAATGACTATAACTGGTCTCCATTAAGCAGTACAAACATATTTCATTTAGGTAATCACATTATAGAAAGAATATGTAAACCACCAACAGATATGACAATTTCAAACAATCTTAGGAGAATTATAACACCAGAAATAAAGCTGTTCCATTACCACTTCTCTTTCGCAGATTAAAAGATATAGGTTTTTATTTCAAGAAGAATACACGTAATTTGACATGTATGACAAGCTTGTTTTGAGTCAAACCTTTCTGCACAGTTAGCATCGCCACAGACAAGAAAGTATAGGAGATGGTTGACAAAAGACTCTCTTGAGTTGTTTATCAGACCTCAGGAGAATGTATAAGGGGCAACCAGGTAATCAACTTTATAAAGCAATTCAAAACAAGGGTTGTTAATGTTGTAGCTTCAGAAGACGTCATTACCTGCGATGGTTGTGAATTTATTTTTCTTTGCCTTGTCGCAACTCTTCTCAGTTCACCTATATTGTTCGACTGTTGAGTTTTGCGTTTCTTTCTCTCCTCAAGCTAGCTGGAGCGTATCGGTTTTCTTGATAACCGTCTGTTTTCTCTTCATATTCCTTGCACCTTCATGGAGTATGTCATGCGTGATTGCTGTGTCTCCTCTCTTATCGTATTTCATCCTAGGAGAGGTCGATTCTTTGTCTATGTGGCTCCCTCCGTTGGTGGTTTATGGAACAGCTGTATTGTAACTGACACCTTGTGTATTGCGGATGTTATTGTTGGCTTTTCGTCTGCTTCTGTTTCCGGCCTTTCACCTTCTTCCGGCTTAGAGTTGTTTTGAGCCTTATCTATAAAGGCGTGTTGCTGTTGTGCTTCGCGGTGGCATGAAAAAGTTCAAGCAagagtttatattattttatgtaatCTTCGGTGCATCATTCTGAGTCGGCATCTTCTTCTGCTTATATATTTTCTCTGTTGTCTTATGTGTAATCGAGGGTATAATTGCTATATGTCCCAGTAAGCTTCGTGCTGACTGTTTTGTAGAAGCCTTTAATTTCAGGTGTTATCAACTTCTTCCTCCGATTGATAAGTGTTTTCAATTGTGTTTAAATTATTCAGCTTGGGAGCTTTGTATTCAGTTTGTGACATTAATAAAGTTTgatttttggtgtggctgggtttttcaccctcaggtggagggttttcccaggataaatacTTGTGTATATTgttcttgtgaaattttattgtTTCAGATTTCTGTGTCTTATGTTTCTGGTTCTAACATTAACAAGGGTTACTTTGCAATTTTGTACAATGCTTTATGAATTGTTAAAAGACGTGTGTAATCAATTATGAATGTAATAGAATGATAATGCACCAGACAATatacaataataatattttttaattagaatGACCGCTTCATGCTGATGGATAGGAGGTATGATTATAAAGAAAGTTGGCAAGGTTTAACACTCACTGCCTTTAAGTGAACTAGACATGGGCAGCCAGGTATATTACCATTGTTGTTTTTGGTGTGAACGCAATTTCAACCAAGGCACAGGTGATGTGCTGGAGATTGAAAGAGAAGCCCTGTCTAACAGCATCCAGTGCAGAGATAGGTGGCAGAAAAGGGAAAAAGAAAGCCAAGGTACTTTATGAAAATAAGGCAGTAGACCTGGACAGAGAGGAGACTATGGTAATCAATGCAGCTATGGTTTCTTCTCAGTTCGTGGATTACATTTTGAATGAAATCTCAAATCCCTGTCTCAGGATTGGGTTGTTAAGGATGTAGGCTCTTGCTAAGGATATGAAAAGGCATCCCTCTGTTAACATCTGCAAGGCCATTTGAATATTTATCATTAGATCCCAATCAGCCAATTGGGATAAGGAATGTTTTCATGTGGTTCAATCTCTCAGCTGTGCTTCCATGCTTCCAATGGCAACAGGCTCCTTCCTATTGCATGAGGATAGTGACAGCACCATGGAGCAAGGCAATAAGATTTCAGAGAAATGAATTGAGCACTTCCACAGTCTTGGATAATCAAGGTAAGTTGATTCATGGTTTACAAAAATTAGCTGCTTGCTTAAATCTGAAACTTTCTTCTGCAACAAAAATTGAGCCAATCAATTTTTGTGAGGAAGGATCTGAGGAGTTCCGTTTAAACAACAGTTAATTGCAGTTGTATCTGCAGTTAGGAAAGGCCTTGTTTAATTTGCCCCAACCCTGAAACTAGACTGTGAGAACCATAATTAATAACTGGTTCTAGTGATAAAATTTGGTTGGGTAATTAAAAAAATTGAGGGTCTGGTGAATCTCTGCTTAGCAGAATCCAACACTTTGACACTTTTGGGTACCTAACCAAAGTTATAAATggccaaaaaaaattttaaattaaatatgaaaataataaCCTCAAGTTTTATCCAATCTCAATCTCCTATCATAGAAGTTTGCATTATCAAACTCTTATTCAGAAAGACATGATTAAGGAATTTGTCCATTTTAATAAAGAAGCCATACAACCAACTTCAATAATTTCCTTGTACACCAACTACCAAATCGGAATAAAACTAAATATTTTGGATTAGCTCTCTTACCTtcccatcatattctttctttgaCAACACTTCAGGAGCAATGTAAGCAGGTGTACCAACGGTTGATTTAGGTTGTGAGTGAAGCAAGGAAGACTGCAAGGTAAAAACATTGTCTAAACAAATGCAATACCAGTTTAATCAAACAAAATATAAAATTCGCTGTTTCAAAGGTCAAAACTTTAATCACAGAAAAGCAAGTTCAAAAAGCAATTTGCATGAATTTCTGTGAGTAGAACTCTTTAACTATGAATGATCTCAAGAAATCACTAATTAAAGATAATAAACACAAAGGAATATATGAAACCTTTGAATAGCCAAAATCGCAGATTTTCAGACGTGGAGCAGGACTTCCATCCAAAAGTGTGTTTTCCAGCTTTAAATCCCGATGACAAACTTGCTGCACAAACCCAATTGCAATTTATTTAAGAATTTGTAATTCAAAAATTATTCTGAAAAAGGTGGTTGGCTTTAATTGAACCAAAACAAAGCACCCAGAAAAATATTCCTGCTGCAGTTTAACACACACCATTGAATGGCAATAGCTGACCCCTGAGATGAGTTGCTGGAAGAAAAAACGAGCCTGAAAAACACTTGAAATCAGCAAAAACAAAAGAAATTTttgaatgagaaaaaaaaaatttgatccaACAGAATAGAAGAGAAATGACCTCATCCTCACTAAAGCGCCCAGCATTACAAATACGCTCAAAGAGCTCACCACCAGATGCATACTCCATAACAATTGCTAAGTGTGTTGGTGTCAATATTACCTGTAGTCAATTAACAGTTCCAGTTACAAACTGATATTCAGAATTCAATTCATTGTTTTCTGTATTAGATCTTCCATGATTTTTCAAAACTTTTTTAAGCTTACCTCTCTGAATCTGACAATATTTGGATGCCTCAATGAACGATGATTGATAATTTCCCTCTGCACATTTTCATCAATCTGTACATAAAAATTCAGATTAGATGCCAAGCATTGCAGACATCGCCTACTACTCCACATGTTGAAAATATCTTTCTGCATTGCTCTATGTGCAATTGTCTTGAACTATACTCACTTCCAGAATTTTAATAAACAGTTACTTCATATGACActagaaaaaaaaattagttatttGAACTATATACTTTTCCCTTGAACAACTTAATTGTATTTGAACAACTTAattgtattttttttgaataacCATTTTCAATTTTCCATGTATACAACATCAGATGCTAGaataaaaatgtagaaatcttATTTTTCCCAATTCACTGTTCTGTTCTTCTTTCAAGTGTTTCCTCAAATTAATAACTCCACTGTGTTGGTTTCTAGTCACTTCCTTTTTTTTGAACTTTTCTGAAAGGTAAAGGGAGAATGTTTAAGTTTTAACCACCTGGTAATTCCATTTCTATCAGAAAATTGCTGCAATAATAAAACGGCAGCTTTACCAACGTTGGGGCAGTTTCCCTCATGCTACCTATACTTTTAGCTTGATATTTCTTAGGGTCAGCataaacattcaattgcttcaccATTCTTTGGCATTTACTTAAGCCTGTTGTGAAAAAGCTGATATCCAAATCCACCTACACTTCCACTTTGAAAATTCTACGGAACACTCAGAGCTCATAGATAAGTGTCTTATGAAATAGCTCGCCACCTAATCAAATTTATTATTTTCCAGGGTCACTTTCAATCAGAATAGGGCAGAATGGTCTATAAACATTAATATAAGCAGACATCACACATCGTAACCATGATTATTATCTATCTTTTTCAGCACTGCTGTGACAATCTGGAAGTTTCTAAAGCTTTTCTTTTCAACAGAACTACTCATCTTCAAATCTACAAGTCTAGAAGTGTATTAGCTGATTATCTAAGCTTGCCTTCTTCTTGAGACAAAGGTTCCTAAGGAAATCCCTTACAATAACTTCGGACTTATTAAACACATACGTACATATAAAGTTAGAACATAACATAACTTCTACCCCCTATGTTTAAGTCCCAATATTGACTGCTTCTAGTCACCCATGAGCCTTTGTTTCTATTTTCACAAGAAAGGCCGTCACTACACATCAAAAAAACTCACTATTATTGAATTTAAATACAGCCTCTTTCACCTAATTTTCTGAAAACTGCTGCCTGATCCCTGCCATTGAtttcaaaattcttcaaaacaGAAGCCCAAAGTTCTAGTACAAGTCAGCCACTTTCAGAATATCCAAAGCAACGACGCAAAATATACAATAGAGTTCCCAGAACAGCCTTCCCTGCCAACCAATGAGGTTTCTCTGGCCTGTTTAGCAGTCAATGGACCGGAGATTTGAACAGTAACATCACTGTCGTATGAGTAAATTTTGCTTGTGTCCATTTTCCGTTCAGCGGACCAGAATGTTTCTAACAGGAGTCCATTGATAGACAATTTAGCACTTGATTTACGCTAAGTTACACCCTCAACCAAAGGGAAAGGAAGATAGCGTTATTCAAGCTCAAGCCCTAAACATCAATCAGTTTTAACTTCCCCCACATACCCAGTTCAATTTAACTTCATAGAAACGAAAAAAGACATTAAATTTCCATACTCTAACCACTTCTACTTTTTCCTGGCATGAAATTCAATTGATGTCCCCGAAAACATCCGAAAAGTAAATATTAAAACAAATCTTCAAACCCCACCAATGTTTTTCACTTGTCAAATCCAATTCCAGATCTACAGTAAACCCCCATAACTTTAGTCCACGGGAAAGGGGGAAAAATAAAGTCAAAAGCTCAAATTTTGAGAAGATGAAAAATAAAAATTCCACTAACCTTCTCACCCCTCTCGATATACTTGACTGCCACAAGCTCTCTGGTTTGTTTGTCTCGCATAAGCCTAGCGACCCCAAAATTGCCGGAGCCTATATCCTTCACGAGCTCATATCGATCATTATCATGCATAATGGGCATGTCCAGCCCCATCCCTCCTCCTCTGTCCATCTTTCTTCCTCCAGAGAAAAAAATCTCACATTCTAAGACAAATCCTCCGATCCACGGAACCTTGATACAAAAATCCGCCGGCACAAACTACGTGGCACCTCCGGAACTGAAAAGAGGGCAGAATTGTACCTATGACTGCATCACCAGCTGGGCGTGTGGGAAAGTGGGTGTTTTGTCTGCGTAAGCGAAAATCGAAGCAACACAATCACAATTCACAACaacatatttaatttaatttgctCTCCGCAGGCAATCAGATCTCCCAACCGCGAATTGAATATATATAGTGTACACAGTAAATGTATATTAAATTTGTCTATGCAGACAGCACTTGGTGTTTGTTTTTAGGCAAATGGATTGTTTTTAGTTGGTGGGAATGAATCGGGAATGTAAATTCAGTTTACATTACTTGAGGAagtcattttttttagtttaatcaAAGCCAAAGTTGAAAGCTGTTGCGGCTTTCTACCACAG includes:
- the LOC131071430 gene encoding serine/threonine-protein kinase SRK2A; protein product: MDRGGGMGLDMPIMHDNDRYELVKDIGSGNFGVARLMRDKQTRELVAVKYIERGEKIDENVQREIINHRSLRHPNIVRFREVILTPTHLAIVMEYASGGELFERICNAGRFSEDEARFFFQQLISGVSYCHSMQVCHRDLKLENTLLDGSPAPRLKICDFGYSKSSLLHSQPKSTVGTPAYIAPEVLSKKEYDGKIADVWSCGVTLYVMLVGAYPFEDPEEPRNFKKTIQRIMNVQYSIPDYVHVSPECQHLLSRIFVANPATRISIPDIRNHEWFLKNLPEDLVDAADTSDNQFDDLDQQQQSVEEIMRIIAEARIPAPGVGGIGHYFGGSLDFDEMDLENDDADLDVDSSGEFVCAM